Within Wyeomyia smithii strain HCP4-BCI-WySm-NY-G18 chromosome 2, ASM2978416v1, whole genome shotgun sequence, the genomic segment cgtagaacatcgaacataaggatagatccagagcgcttgggcgcgctggaggttttgggatacgtgtcatttcaccgttgtttaaaatagtcatgtcgaagtcatcgcaaaggttatagattaaagaggagcggttatcattgtaaggggaaccccaagccacaccatgagagttgaagtctcccaaaatcaaacgtggcgagggaagaagttctattaaatcaaagagcagccgttgcccaacctgtgctctgggaggaatatatattgaggcaatacaaagctctttaccttgtattgtcatttgacatgcgacaacttcgatgcctggaatcgaggggaggttaatacgatagaaagaatagcactttttaatccctaaaagtactcctccatatggggtgtctcgatcaaggcgaataatattaaaatcatggaagttgagatcaatatttgaagtaagccaagtttcacaaagggaaaatgcatcgcatttgtttttatttattaaaactttaaacgaatcaatttttggtaaaatacttctacaattccactgtaagacagagatagaatccttcatatacgcagttgagttaggcatcgaaggatacaatcgctgcaaggaggggccattgggcagtcaactgcttcaaaaatgatctaactgttgggaggaatgctgtaagaaaaattttaattggatcgggtacattgaaattttcaaaaatccagtccacaatgtcagaaaatttcactaatccagagtttgtttcatcaactggatgtgcaaaaggaacaactggggttttagatgttcctggcagtgctgggaactccttctgggactttaaatttgcaagcccaggaggagtttgcttcggtttttccgcagcactgtttggtttgttcgtacttttcattacactttgggaaatcttaggacctttacggggaagtttaggggaagaaacatttttcctcttcctagactccccaggattggcataagatgttcccgctgatgtatcgtcagaatcggtttcatcagagggcaacagatcaaaggggttcgatgttatggtagaagtggtctcggtcttcttcagcatctcagcataagaacgctttgaacgctccttaagtgaccgcttgattttatctctgcgctgcatgtacaccgggcatgtggagagctcatgctggttttccccacagtgaatacatttttcagcattaacactgcaagaatcttccgcctgagtctccccacacttgctacatcgtgccttattgcagcagtaggcggctgtgtggcctaactgcttgcaattggtgcaattcataacacggggtacatacaatcgcacaggcagacaaacccgatcgatcgagacgtggctagggagtgcagatccggcaaacgtaacgcaaaacgagtctgacggagtgtaaacttttttaccgccgacgagagacatggaccgcaattgcttacaatccaaaatcttcgcctgtgtttcggtatttttgaagcaaccggttgcgctttttaggatacactcgacagacagactcgaatcggttatgacaccgtcgatctccacgtctcgtacgggtatgtaaacgcgatactcgcgtgtgaagagctcagagcaagcgatagcattggcctgtgccagatcactgaccacgacacggagcttgttaggtcggaccttggaaatttcggtcacggccttgtaccccttcgtcaggtctttagaaatttgcagtatgtttaatcgctttaaattcactcctgcctttggacgaaaataaacagtatagctgccctgttgagatccgtccgggtaaagcctggggcgaggggggactggagaatgaacaggggagggggtaacagaagggtcagggtcaggggggttcggggatggtggcacgggaggcgagggatctatatccattgcgctaaatgtagcgcactagcgcactagcgccgacaagaacacgtacctatttacttcttccttccagcagtggttgtccgatcgttcgaagctgcacccaaagcagccagcagcaccagtacagcagcaccaatacagccaccagcagtgagccgggtgtgagatcactcagcacagcgacccgactcgactgtcaaatgatggccttgaattagaaagatctattcactgtgcacagatcaaaactgcagctggtattttgcaccaatacagccaaagttgcgagccgggtacagaacgtatcgacacaactcacaatctagttggcctttagcgcgaataatacactcttttgtttggctattcgtacacacggaccggattgtaatagaacgaccactttgcacgtccgtttctgtcgagtgttcgacgcggaatgaaattGTTTGCATCACTTGCATTCTTTCGAAGTAATAAATACTCAAGAATAACGTGAAGTATGCGATTGTGTGTGTTTGAAACAATACTCATCGATGAAACAATCGCTATTGGAATTCATCAACATCATTcctttatttttcaacaaatttaattAGAATGCGATATATTAAATTAAAACCGTAACACAAATACCTCATTGAAATGATATTAAAAATTACATGAAACATTGAATTCATATTTTTAGATTATCCGATGGAGTATAGGGGCATAAAACTACATCCACATTCTTATTGAGCTACGAGGAAAATATTCAATTAGTTCTCATTAGCACCAATTATGGCTTCATGTGCACCatgctacacacttaaaatttattgccgggtctcggtaatttttgccgagaacggcaccactgagtgctcggttaaaaaaataatgacagctgtcacatttttcgtAAATTCCGGTTCACCttactgaaatttcggcactaATTATCCGTAATCTCAGTAGTGatagctcggtaatattttatgccgaaatttcagttagattGAACCGAGATTTTACCAAGCACTCAGTgctgccgttctcggcaaaaactATCGAGACCCggtaataaattttaagtgtgtactgCAATCACGAGACAGACATCGAACGAATTGCCAATTAAGCTTCGTTATTTCGAACAAAATGGAAGAATTGATTCTTGGGATATTCGGTTGTGGCGGTTAGGTATGTGTTTCGAAAGTTGCGGCTAGCGCTCAGAATTGATTGCAttactttgaactttttttatttttccgatACAGACAGTTATTGAGGTACATCGTTTTGTCTTTATATCTCCACACTCTTGATAAAGAAAACTACGTTATCTGATACCTAAAAAAATGCGACATCTAAAATTTAATCACGTTCCTCGACGACTCTTAAATTGTCATGCTCGAGCTAACCTCTACGGATTTTGTCTGAGTTACAGTCATTTTTTCGTATCCCATCCGGCTCTCTGACAACATTAGCAGGTCTAAAAATGGAGACTTTGATTACTTTTCCATACAGACGAAACTTTTACCCACCGCAACGTCCAGCGAAAACAACAAAAGCATCTGCCTGTAATCGGCTGGTGGTAACGACACGGAAGAAACAGTGAAAGAATGTCGTTTCTGTGAAAACATACCAAGTAAATAGGTTCACTTCTTTCTGTAATCAGGGCAGGCAAGAGAGGGACCTAAAAAAGGAATTTCGTGGCTCTAATGAAATTGAATACTGTGGAACCTTTCGGCAGGGTGGAAGGGTAGAATACAAACGAATCAACGCGATACCGGATGTTGGGAGGGCATAGCATTAAGTAACGGGGTTCAATTGCATGAAACTCGCTGAACATTTGATTGTatagctatcattgaagcttcTACGGAAGGGTACACGAAGAGAGGTTATACGATGGACAATGACTTTTGTTCAAGCTTAGTCTGATATCTATTTGTACAATTGAAAATTGCTGCTATAAATCCATTATCGCCAATCCCACGTTATTTTCCCCTTTTTCAAGGGGAACTTTTTCTTGCAGTAGAACTTAGCAACCGTCgtaataaaataaacatttcaTTACTTCTACGTTACTGGAGCTCTGCGGCTTTACAAAGTAACTCaaagataaaataaaaacatcaaATGGCATCGAAACTAATTACCGCCACGTCGTTTATCCTGTTTATGTCCAAATCCCAAAAGAGTCAATCAATTGCTAAAGCACGACGTAACTCGCGAAAACTAATTCAAAGCACAGCAATTTTTCTAGACGCCACCATTCGATCCACCAACATTCAAGCCCGGAAGTCTTTGAAGGTTCTACATTCACGTTGCTTTTGAAAGCAAATAGCGCAACCTTTGCTTGTTCTAGATTCTCAACCACATCGTAAACCACACGAATCGAGATGTTCTGCAGTGTATCCCGGAGAAGCAGCTCGTCCTAGAATGTTCCCTGGTTCTAGTACAAACATACGTTGCACACCTGAAGCTGCGGCAACGTTTCTTCGATCGCTTCAAGAGGCAACCATTCGCGAGCGCCAAAAAGTGTTTCCAAGCCCTAATAAAATTATTGCTCCCGGAAATGCAAGGCATAGTAATCGAAACTATTCTCAGTTTTTTAGAGAAGGAAAACCTGTGGAAAGTGGAGTTTATTTGCGTAGAGATTCTGATTATGGTACTCGAATGTCACAGCCCAGCTTCATTGCTTTTGTGTAAGCTAGTCAATAAGGTAGAAAATTTGCTATCAAAAAATGACGTAGCACAAACCCGCCATGTTGTCGTGGTGCTGCAGAACATCATTGATCGCGAATATTGGAGTAGTGTGCAGCACTGGAGTTTGTCGAAGCTTCTTCGTATTTATCACAACAGTGCAGTTATGGGTGACACGAAAAATCAAATCTATGAGCTACGACTAGGATTTGAGAAGTGTTTACGCAATCTAATCAAGATTTTGCCATATGTAGAATTAACCAAACTGATCATAACCATGCTCCCGTTAACATTCGATACTACCTTAACGGATGAAGCCATGCTAGAATTCGGAACCACCGTAGAATTCGCCGCTTCTACCTTAGTTTTATCTAATTCCATTTTAACCGAAGAAATCTACATCGTCGAGTATCTCGTGACATACATCCGTTCCGAACTACCCACGAAAAGTGTTCTAGCTAGCAGAATATTCACCAAACTGCTAGATCGTGGAAAAAATTTTGTGCAGTTTAGCACACCGAAAATCTTTCAcgaaaacaccttttatgaAATTGATATCAACGTTTATAACCCAGCAAGGAAAAATATCTATGAAGCGCGTCGAGTTGTGTTCGAGAAGGCCCTCGAAACTGCCATTGAATTACACGGCAAACGTCGAATGAACTTAGAAGTATTCTACAACGTTTTGTGCATGCTACTAGTGGAAATACCCTGCGGATTTACGGCTTGTACAGTTGTTTGCCTGTTGTTGAAAATTCAACGAAAGCTTCTAGAGCCTAAGGACATCGATAGCGACACCGATAGTAACCGGCAGTACACGAATCACATCCACGCCACAATCATCAGCATTATGGCGCTGATCAACTGGATTCACCGGGGCCCATCACTGACAGCGTACGTCAACGCAATCCTCAACCAGCGCTTTGATCACGCCCCGCATCTTAATCCACCGCTGAAGGAAAACTACCGTTACGCGAGGCATCACTTCACCTGGAACGAGAGAATTCTCTTCTTCGACGCGCTGGAGCTGAGGTTCGGGCTGTGGAAATGCTTTCGAATTAACGAACCCAAAATTGCTACCCCAAAGCAAATCTACTCGCGGCTAGAGATGTTTCCTACGGGAGCCACTAAGGGGAAAAAAGCCAAGCAGAATCGACAACGAGCGGGATTCTACCGTATCACGGTGCACGAGAATCGTCCGTCTATTTCACAATAAATGTTATATATTATATTCAGCTTTGatgttcatttatttttttcttcgacATCGTCGTCCTGTATGTACATCGTGAAGTCCTCAACAGCAAGCATTAGAGCAGCGGGGCTTAGATAAATTGAAGTTGTGCACACAAACTCTCGCAGAAAAgggatatttttttagtttttcacgGTTACTGTTATGTTAATTTCGCTGACAAAATTTCTTTACCGGTTATTAAAGTTGGCAAATTTGCAAGAAACTTTTAGCCTCTGACTATTAGCACCCAAATgatttttgaaagttttctatttttcaagTAGTAAAGTAAAACATTTTACATAGATatctgaaaaacattttcgttcaCAACAAAGTAAGTGGTACAGTAAAAGAACATAGACGTAGGTATGTGTTTACTAAAAGCATTGCTAATTTAAATTACATCGAAAGTCGTTTTTTGCATATAATTTTCATAAGATCATTACTCtaaaaaaatgtaactgtaaataaaaataatttttattactgcttgtagatttatttcacttttaaaagtgtaataaaaaaattttctctgCGTGTGTATCGAAGAAATATCGATTAACACGTAACATCTTGCACATCCCTAGAGACAGACAATGCAGGTGTTAcagcaaaattttccaattagaATTATCCATCTAGCGCTTTCTcattggaaaattgtttctaaCTGGCGCTATTTATATGAAACAataattgaacgaataaaagcagaatacttagctttataccccgttcacactacaccgcaaatcacctgatatcaggcgattcgtgctatcgaggccatatcaccatccatatcacctgttatcccatacaatcgagctgtcaacggatatcacctcggctacatgctatcgcggatatcatgttcgaaaaccaataataaccacttttccagcagttggcaacacggctaacagacatttgacgcaaccctacaaatttcgaaattcgcgttgcatgcgataaaaaaggaaggaaatatttttgctattttcatcccgcacatgttgacaattgcatatgatagttcgcgttggtgcgagccaactagctgacatctctatcccaatcccattgctcttgttgtcttgttttagcttcgacctgtgatatccgatatcatatggcgatatcaggtgatatccggcgtagtctgaacaattACATTACATAGGTTCTTCGACTCTTCTCCTTCCGACTTCGTTCGATATGTACTACAGCACTTACCACTGTATGACGCAacactttgacattttttcctTCGTTGGATATTGACttacaaaaaaaacagaaaaataaaacatattttgcCGGACGATTTTCATATGATATCGTTCTTCCTTCATGCCAACTTAAAACAGTGCAAACTCGAACTATTATGTCAACTTGAACTGCAGACTCTTTTtccataaatccagcagaatacACTCGAATTACGCGAAAATATGACGGAGTAATTTTCAACGCGTCTATCAatggccgtgctgccagaaactcTCTAAACAAGCGTAGTGAATAGCAGCAAACCTGGCATCGCTGatttttatattgttgtttttaatTTGATAGAAATTTCTCAATATTTTCATTTTGGCCCGCTCATTTGGTAGTTGTTTTGGCTCCTAAAAGTTCACCTCTTTTATGTTTATCGAAAAATGACCTGCAAACTTTTATTTCTCAGCAACTACATGCACAAATgatatcccaagtaacacacgttatAGAACAGTTATAGAACAGTTGAGATAGCTCCTCTAACACAACcttcagttatagatttcaTTTGACATTACTATTTCCATGACCTCTCTAtaagggtttgcaatcccgggaacgatttcccgggaattactttttcccgggattcccggatcccgggaacagaaatattgattcccgggatcccgggattcccgagctcttcATAAAATTCCGCAAGATTCAATATAATTTCCCatacaattttgcaataaaattttatatactatCGAAACACGGAACTAACGTCGTTAAAGTGTATAGCAGTTTTAAAAGGGGCATTATACGAAGTAAATATTTCTTTGAAATGACGGTAAATATTTACTTGCCGAGTactatcaatttatttgcttcggttatttgtcgaaaatatttgctgtcttattcagtacaacgaaaaattaggcaaatatttgcttcggcCAATCTCATTATTTGACAGTTACTTCACTACTGAGCGAATAGTGATTTCTTTCTTTgccattgataaaaattaaatcaaatcgattaagaaaatttgaagcccgtgaatcaatgcgaccagactttaggtggggtgaaatgaccacaccttgtcacataaacttacctgaaatttaTCTTAGTAGACTGgagagtttgtctgtttccatagtcaatgtttgttaacagtgatggtgcgaacatatattagaaaatctttgaggcCGAATCGGTCaaaaaaagggactgcaggcagaattggccaccataaggcgcgacgggacattcacgaaacaagccgccaagtatcacggcatcccgcgacaaacgttggcccattactgcccataattcaaaaattggctaatatgccataggcatcaattcgagaaaaacgcattttaaagttCTTTGTCGGTGCAACACGTTTTGACTGTCCATGTCAAcatttttattgagtatatcacccttcgtATATGCTGGAatcttgccgttgagttgaaacagggAAATCTGCAGGAAAGTTCCACCCGCTAAGTATTTTTCACGCagtagtcgttttttcaattattaacgAAAAGTCAGTTGACAAACCGGCGTGCAATTTGACTAATATCCaaacgatgtgaattatatcgtgctcgttggtAATAAAAATGgctttaaattcaataaaacaatacggaagcacaagtgaggacgagaagaacgacgagacaattgtttcgtgcaacaatataacaatataacaaaaatattatttattcatGATAATCACACAACccacttttctattttttctcatcaaatccgaaaagaaatctgaatcttctctttgTTATAACCTCTAATCAAAGAGCAAAATAGCATTTCTtagaatataaatatttatgacagaagtaAACAGTCACGCTTCCAACGGTCAAGGGTTTTGCGGCAAAACGaataaattcttgttgcatcaaatattcttcgtaaaaaaaataaaacttgatgcaagggccttaagATCCCTTACCTGAGGCCAGTGACCAccaggctacaacacactttcgaaagtgaGACGAAACAAAGTACATTAATAACGCACTGGTTTGTGTACAAGCCACAGGTTaaaacatattggatattagccaacttctcaattattttggatattagccaaaattgtttcacatttgctgccttcccaaatgcatttttcgacAATCGGTTTTCATAGGGACCTGGTTTAGGATGTGTACCATcccgagaaactgttttctcgattttggtaaaaatggcatattagccaatttttgaattatgggcagataAGTTGTACTTCTatacagtttcaagatatgttctataagagtgctcattataccccgtgggtgctcattttgccccagtggggtgctcattgtgccccacacatcgactgattgcaacatgcctatcttagcggtgtgaacgatagatggcttcccaagcagctcctgcagttcgtggttcattcgccttctccactctccattttccatctgcagtccaccgaagatggtacgcaacaccttccgctcaaagactgcaagggcgcgttggtcctccacaagcatagtccatgtctcatgcccgtagaggactaccggtctgatcagcgtcttgtagatggttaacttggtgcggcgacgaattctactcgatcggagcgtcctccggagaccaaagtatgcacgatttcctgccataatgcgccgttgaatttctctgctggtatcgttgtcggcagttaccagtgagcccagatacacgaactcatcaaccacctcgatttcatcaccaccaatttgaactcgaggtgggaggttagcactgtcctctcgtgaaccccttcctttcatgtacttcgtcttcgatgcattgatgaccagtccaatccgtttggcttcagcctttagtccgatgtacgtatcc encodes:
- the LOC129724071 gene encoding uncharacterized protein LOC129724071, producing the protein MASKLITATSFILFMSKSQKSQSIAKARRNSRKLIQSTAIFLDATIRSTNIQARKSLKILNHIVNHTNRDVLQCIPEKQLVLECSLVLVQTYVAHLKLRQRFFDRFKRQPFASAKKCFQALIKLLLPEMQGIVIETILSFLEKENLWKVEFICVEILIMVLECHSPASLLLCKLVNKVENLLSKNDVAQTRHVVVVLQNIIDREYWSSVQHWSLSKLLRIYHNSAVMGDTKNQIYELRLGFEKCLRNLIKILPYVELTKLIITMLPLTFDTTLTDEAMLEFGTTVEFAASTLVLSNSILTEEIYIVEYLVTYIRSELPTKSVLASRIFTKLLDRGKNFVQFSTPKIFHENTFYEIDINVYNPARKNIYEARRVVFEKALETAIELHGKRRMNLEVFYNVLCMLLVEIPCGFTACTVVCLLLKIQRKLLEPKDIDSDTDSNRQYTNHIHATIISIMALINWIHRGPSLTAYVNAILNQRFDHAPHLNPPLKENYRYARHHFTWNERILFFDALELRFGLWKCFRINEPKIATPKQIYSRLEMFPTGATKGKKAKQNRQRAGFYRITVHENRPSISQ